The following coding sequences are from one Lycium ferocissimum isolate CSIRO_LF1 chromosome 3, AGI_CSIRO_Lferr_CH_V1, whole genome shotgun sequence window:
- the LOC132050518 gene encoding putative B3 domain-containing protein At5g58280, with amino-acid sequence MANDNSTNSYEEIRRQRVLDNKKRFEDLGILNISNNLSDLTKSEKKSNYKSELRRVRQKANDVYMSEPRRSTRARNPAPSYRDEIDIEIPSSRKRSKFSSSWATYLARPLEEVKVASYEEKAQALKCAEKLQTNLQSENPYFIKSMVRSHVYSCFWLGLPTRFCEDHLPKSTVNVLLVDEEGLEYESLFIGKRTGLSGGWRAFALDHKLDDGDALVFELVEPTKFKVYIVRASHCSSGADKSSAEKGESEAEETSKSVTKKRKKTSKQSEVPTTAKEEVSVVASATRRSTRRKQNM; translated from the exons ATGGCAAATGACAACAGCACCAACAGTTACGAGGAGATCCGCAGGCAAAGGGTTCTGGACAATAAGAAACGATTTGAG GATTTGGGGATTTTGAATATATCTAATAACCTTTCTGATCTTACAAAGTCCGAGAAGAAGTCCAACTATAAATCTGAG CTACGCCGAGTTAGACAAAAAGCAAACGATGTTTACATGTCGGAGCCAAGAAGGTCTACACGGGCTAGGAATCCTGCTCCATCATACCGTGATGAA ATTGATATAGAGATTCCATCTTCGCGGAAGAGATCAAAATTCAGCTCTTCATGGGCAAC TTATCTAGCAAGGCCATTGGAAGAAGTGAAAGTTGCTTCATATGAAGAGAAAGCACAAGCTTTAAAGTGTGCAGAAAAGCTCCAGACCAATCTGCAGTCTGAAAATCCATATTTTATCAAGTCTATGGTCCGCTCTCATGTCTACAGTTGTTTCTGGTTG GGACTTCCTACTAGATTTTGTGAAGACCATCTTCCCAAGTCTACCGTAAATGTTTTGCTAGTGGATGAGGAAGGTTTAGAGTATGAATCTCTATTTATTGGCAAAAGAACTGGATTAAGTGGAGGATGGAGAGCATTTGCATTAGATCATAAGCTGGATGATGGAGATGCTCTAGTATTTGAATTGGTTGAGCCAACAAAATTCAAG GTCTACATAGTTCGAGCATCCCACTGTTCAAGTGGAGCGGATAAATCTAGTGCAGAAAAAGGAGAGAGTGAAGCTGAAGAAACATCAAAGAGtgtaacaaagaaaagaaagaaaactagCAAACAGTCAGAAGTTCCAACAACAGCTAAGGAAGAGGTCTCCGTAGTGGCTTCAGCCACGAGACGCAGTACTAGAAGAAAACAGAACATGTAA